A window of uncultured Methanobrevibacter sp. genomic DNA:
TGGTCCGCACCAACAATGACAAACATTGTTGCGATTAAAAATCCTATACCTGCCGCTTCTTCGTTTCTTCTTAAATAAAATGAAGAAACGATACCTAAAATAGAAGCCAAAATAGCAACAAACCCTAAAAAGGAAATGTGTACTTGTCCATAATTTTCCAAGAAAATTAAAAAAGAACCTGAAAATATTCCCAAAATGGAACCTACAATACCCAGAATAAATTCAAGAGTTCGTGAAACAGTTTTTCTTCTTTTCATAATAATAAATATAAAATTTATATTATAAATAAATTACAAATCGACAATAGCCTGAAGCTCATAATGACTTGTTTTTTTAACATCCATCATATGAAATGTTATTGCCTTAATTTCAGTTTTTCGCTCATGTTTATCCCAATTTATGGACTCTCCCTTGATTTTTGCTTTAAGATTAAATGCATCATCAATCCATTTAATTTCCACATTAAAATCGCAAAAAAGCATGAAATCCACTTCATGGTAAAACAACAGCTCTTCAAGATAATCATATAAAAGAGATACTTCGTCTTCAGAGGTTATTTCAAATGATTTAGTGATATTTGAATCAACATTGGAAGTGTCAGAAATTATATTAAAAATAGCAAATCCTGCATTTTCAAATGCTTCATTCAAATCATTTCCATATGCTTTAAATCCAATATCGGCAGTAACATCAAAATACTCATATTTTTTCATAATTTTTATCCCTCATGATTACTTTTCAGACGCTCTCTTTCTCTTAGTTTATATTAGTATTTTTATAATATTAAGTATAGTGATTGATATGTTAAGTAATAAAGATACCTCATTAAAAGCAGATTTAAGAAAAAAAAGTTCAATAAAAGATGAAATAAGATACAGCGACTACGATGTTCAATCTTGCATGGTAATGCTTTTGGTAATAACTGCATTACTTTTATCAGTTATTTCTGTTGTTGCAGCAACTCCAGGCTTACTCTAAGCTTGAATTAACTGTTTTTAAAAAAATACAATACCAAACCCTTAACGCTGCACATTAGATAAAGCTTACCATGCAAAATCTAATGTTAACAGAAACTAATTTCCTACAGGAAAATCATATGACATAGTCATCGGGGTTAAAACGCAATATAATTTCACGAGATTTTCCCTTAACCCCTTTTCCTGTAAATTTGGTATCAATTAATCTTACAAATTCTAATTTATCCAGAACCCTATAAAATGAAGTATAACTGGATCCTGTTTTTTCTTTGAATATCTCGGACAATTCACCGGCTGTGTATACTCCATCATAATCAGCTATTGCCTTTAGGACACTTCTTTCCTCATCATTTAAAGAATCAATAGCCTGTTTGATGTTAATAGAAACAAGTGAATTGACAGCTTCATCATAATGCTTTTGAGTAATTTCACGGCTTGCATCAGCTTCTGCAATGTTACCACATGTCCTTAAAAGATTGATTCCAATTCTCAGGTCTCCTTTTTCATAGGTATACATTGCAATTTGTTCAAGTATCTCATCGCCCAAAACATTTGGATAAAATCCTGCCTTTGCCCTGTTTTTAAGGATTTCTTCAATTTCAGTGTATGAATATAAAGGAAAAGTTATTTCCTGAGGAATGAAAACAGTATTTACATTCTTATCGAAAGCATATTTGAATTCCAAATCAGAAAGGATTGCAAAAGTAGCAGTTTTAACTCCATTATATTCTTCATATGCTCTTAAAACATCGTAAAATACTTTATTAGCAGTTTTACTTTGGAATAAATAATTGACATCGTCAAAAGCAACTATTAATGCTTTATCATTAGTTTGAAGATATTTCATAATTTGATCATAAATTCTTGAGAAAGGAACACCAGTTTCCGGAGGAATATGGCCAAATATTTTCTTGTAGATTTGTGAAAAAATTCCAAAACGAGTAGTATGAATCTGACAGTTAATATAAACACATACAACCTTCTCTGAAGTCTTTTCAACGAGTTCAAATACTTTTTTAATTGCAGTTGTTTTTCCAGTAGCAGGAGAACCTAAAACAATTGCATTTGATGGTTTACCTCCTCTTATGGCAGGCCTTATGGACATTGCCATTGCTTCCATTTGAGTATCCCTGAAATTATAGTTTTGAGGCATATAATCCGGGTCAAAAGCATTAATATTTTGAAAAAGACTTTCATCATACATTAAAATATCTTCAATTGCCATATTATCTAATCTATTTTAACTAGTATAAATCAATTATTATTCGCACAAATTAATAATATCTGCATTTTCATTTTCAACTATCCATGCAGTCAATTCTTCAGCATACTTCAATTTCTTCCTTTTGAACTCATCAGCATCTGCCAAATCAGTTAAAAGTTTTGGTCGTGAGTATTTTGTTACAATATCTCCGAAATCCATACCAGCCAAAGTAATTTCGCTAGCTCCAAGAGCAACGGCTAAAAATATGGCCCTGTCCCCATCGGTGAATCCTCCAAAGTTGTATACATTGCCAACAGGTTGAGCCTGAGTAGTTCCAAGAACATTATTGAAAAATGATGTGAATTTAATTATCTGTTCCAGATTGTCCCCATGGGCATGAACGACAATGTTTGCGCCCCTCAAGTTTGCCAGAAGAATATCGTCAAGATTCCCATCCAAATCTGTCACTACGATATCTGGAGAAATCCTCTCTTCAATCAAAGCAGTGGTTGCACCATCTGCTGCAACCAAAACATAATCTTTTAAGTCTTTATTTTCTTTCAATTCTACAATATGTTTTTTTAGAGATGGTCCAGCACCAAATACAATGTATTTATCTGAAAAATTAACAATTTGACCTAAATCATCCAATGTAAGGCAACCTTCTTCAGACAATATCTCGTCCAATACTTTTGCTGAATATTCATCATCCTCTCTTGAAAAACCAAAATCATCAAGAATTTCTTTATAATATCTCTCCCAAAGACCGAATTCCATGTTTAAACCTCACTATATTAATATACCCATTAACCAATTAAATAATTTGTGCTATTGATTTACGACATTGATTCGCTTGCCTGTTAATTTGAAGTATAAATTGGAAATCTGTCTTAAAGTAAATCCCACCATGAAAGCAGATATGATTGTTCCAACATTAACGGCACCAAATATCGAGGTATAAAATAGACCGCACATTATTAATGAGATTATAACCATTGTTGCATCAAAAGCTATCTTTATTGTTGAAAATCTCCAGCCAGTTACAATAGCTATCGCTTCAACACATCCTTCGCCCGGAAGCGGGGCGATGTTTGCTGGAAGATAGATGAATATTCCAAGAGCTATCAGAAAAATACTGATTACTAAAAACAATACTGAAAACAAAATTGTATTGTCAAATGGAACAAATGAAACCAAATACAGAGCCAAATCAGTGAAATAACCAAATAGAACACAATTTATAAGCTGAAGCAATCTATTTTTCTTGAATTTAGACCTTAAAATCAGAAATTGGATTAAAATTAATGCTGCATTAAATACAAATGTAGTTATTCCAATGTTAATATTTGTTATTAATGTTAAAGAATAAGAAATAGAGCTTATGGGAGTTGTTCCAAGGGTTGACACAATTGAAAAAGCCACACCAACCGACATTACAAATAAACCTACCGTAAATAAACAAATCCTTTTAAGCATGATATTAAATATATATGACATCACCCTTAAACCTACTGCACCCACCACATTAATTGAAACCGATAAAACCAAATCAACGATTATTGTAGTTAATTACTTTTAAAAAGAATTAATATTCTTTATTTATTCATTTTACAATGTAAGTGAGCGCTTACATGCGAAAACCTTTATATGTGAGTCAGTTTAAATTATTAATTGTACTGTAAAAGCTAATTTGTAAAAAATTACAAATTCCTAAAAAAAAAAACGGTACTGAGATGATAATATGGATTTAAAAATAAAAGCAATGACAATATTAGCAATATTTTGTGTATTAATTTCAGCAGGTTCCGCATGTGCTGCTGAGGATATTGCTACAAATTCCGATGACGTACTCAGTATTGATATGGATAATAATGTAATTGGAGTGGATGAAAGTACAGGCGACATTGCTGATGACGGCGTTCCATACCACGCCGATGGAACCAATGCAACAGGCAATGCTTCCGGAGACAGGTATGATGACTTTGTTCCACAGCACGCCGATGGAACCAATGCAACAGGTGGTTTTTCAAATGAAACTGGAAATACAACCAGCAGTGGAAATTCAACCAACGGCACAGCTACAACTCATACATTGCCTGCTACAGGTAATCCAATATTAGCTTTATTAGCAGTTTGCTCCCTTATTGGAGTTTATACTATAAAAAGAAAATAGGCTAAAATAATAGCCTATCTCTTTATCCCTTTTTTTAAAAAACAATCTTTTATACAAACAATACTACTTTTAGAAAATCTCTTTTCCAAACATTGCATACAACATCATAGATTATGCAAATTATTTAAACAATATGAAAAAAATTAAATTTTGATTGAACAATAGATTAAAATACGTATTTAAAAATTCTAATAATGTGAATAAACTCACACATTAAAAATATTTAATAACTATAAAAATAATAAATAGTTATAGCTTGAAATTAAGCTAATTTTCTAGAAAATTGGAGGAATTTAATGAACGATATTTTATTAATGCTTCCTGGACCAACAACTGTACATCCAAGAGTACTCAATGCGATGTCACAGGCTGTTGTTAACCACAGAGGCGCTAAATATGGTGAAATTTTAACTGAAACTACTGAATTGATGAGTAAAGTTTTCCAAACCCCAAATGATTCTTATTTATTAACCGGATCTGGAACTGCAGCTATGGAAGCAGGTATTGCTAATACCGTAGCACCTGGAGAAAAAATGTTAAATGTCGTAGGTGGAAAATTCGGAGAACGTTTCATGAAAATAGCTAACACTCACGGAATTGAAACCAAAGAATTAGCAGTTGAATGGGGAACTGCTGTAACTCCAGAAGCTATTGCTGAAGCATTGGATGCAGATGAAGACATTAAAGCTGTAAGTGTAATCCACAATGAAACTTCAACCGGTGTAGCCGCACCTATTAAAGAAATCGGTAAAGTAATGAAAAATTATGATGCATTATACATCGTAGATACAGTATCTTCCCTTGCAGGAGATGAAGTAAATGTTGAAAAATTTGGCATTGACGTCTGTCTTACAGGATCACAAAAATGTATTGCAGCACCACCAGGAATGGCTGCTATTACATTAAGCGATGATGCATGGGCTGCTGTCGATAAAGTGGAAACCAACACTTTTTATTTAGATTTGAAAGCTGCTAGGAAAAGCGGAAGCAAAGTCCCTCCTGAAACTCCATACACACCCTCCGTTTCACTTACTTATGCAATGAACGAAGCTTTAAAAATGGTTTTAGAAGAAGGATTAGATGAAAGAGTTGCACGCCACCACAAAGCAGCAAAAGCAAGTGTTGAAGCTGTTAAAGCTTTAGGTTTAGAATTATTTGCAGACGAAGCAGTATCATCTGCTACAGTTACTGCGGTCAAAATGCCTGAAGGCGTTAAAGATGTTGACTTTAGAGGAACCACCCGTGACAAATATGGTGTTGAATTAGCTGGAGGACAAGATCACTTAAAAGGAAATGTCTTCAGAATTGGACACATGGGAAATGTTTCATACAAAGAATTAACCCAAACATTTGCAGCTATCGGTATGACCCTAAAAGGTTTAGGTGCAATTGATGATGCAGGTGCTGGTGTAGCATCCATTACAGAATCATATTTATGATTCTTTTCTCTTTTTTTGAATTTTTATTTATGTAAAAAATATATTACTTATAAGTTACACTTGAAACATACCTCTTGTGAAAAATTGTTATAACTTATATCTGAAAAGTTACACTTGAAATGCACCTCTCTTATGAAAACTTATAAGTTATCTGTGAAAACTTACACTTGAAATACATCTCTTTTATGAAAACTTATAAGTTATCTGTGAAAACTTACACTTGAAATGCACCTCTTTTATGAAAACTTATAAGTTATCTGTGAAAACTTACACTTGAAATAGACCTCTCAATTTTTGATGAAATAAGAATAACTTAAAAGTTACACTTGAAATATATGTCCTTATAAGTCAAAAAGTATTACTCAATGATATTCTAAAAATATTTTAAACATAAAATACAAATATTAAATCATAAATATAGGATGTGAAACTATGACCAATAATATTAAAACAACAGTTGAAGAATTACGTAAACTTATTAATGTGGATAATGTAATTGGTACACCAATCGAGACCGAAGACAAAATTTTAATCCCAGTTATAAAAATGGGTGTAGGATTTGGTGCAGGAGAAAGCCTTCTTGGAAATGAAGGAACAGATGTAATGGGTGCTGGTGCTGGAGTAGAACCAATATCCATGGTAATGATTCCTAAAAAAGGCAACACTGCAGAAGGAGTTCGTGTACTTGATTTAAGTAAAGGAAGTGAAGCTAACAAAGCATTATCCGACTTAGGTCTAATCATTACAGATTTAGTGAAAAGTTACTTAGGATCACAGAGTGATGAAGCCTATGACGAAAGCGAATACATCGAACCAGAATTTACAACCACAGACGAAAGTGAAGAAGAATAGGAATCAAAATGTTTAACATCCTAGGGATGATTATTTTAATAATCATCTTATTCATTATTATTTTACTTTTGATTGGAATTAAAATATCATTCGTTTATACAAAAAAAGAAAGTGAAATAAAGGGATGTTTGAAAATACTTATTTTTAAAAAAATCAAGGTTTATTCTCATGAATTCCCCTCTGATGATGAAGAAGAAGAAAAAGAGGAAGAAGAGAATGACAGTAAACAAAGAGACATTAAAAAGCTATTTAAACTAGCCAAACCTTGTTTAAAAGATTTTAAAGTCTTTTTAAAATCAGCTTTAAATATAATTAAAGTTAAAAAAATTGAAAACCATCTTATTTTTGGACTTGACAGTTTTGCAGATACCGGAAAATATATTGGCATAATATGGAGCATTTTGGCTGTAGTAAACACAATGCATGAAAAATTACGAATAAGCGCTGAACCGTCATTTAATGGAAGCCAACTTGATGCTTGTGGTGTCAATGAAGTTGAAATATATCCTCTAAGGCTTATAGTTCCAACAATTAAACTAATTTCTAAAAAGGATGTTCGCAAATTCATAAGAGGTGTTTGGGATGAGCGATGAAGGGTTCTTTAAAATCAACCAAGACACTGAATTCAAATTTAAGGATTCATATGGATTTACATTTGTCTTTGAAGAGAATATCTTAAGAATTAATGAAAAAATCTCATCCGCTGAACTTAAACCTGTTGGAATAATTTATGAAGAAAATGATGAATATTACTTCGCACCCCTAGATGAAGTTGGTGATATTAAGGCAATTATCAACGAATTTATGAAAAGATGTTCTGCATAAATATCGTTTGAAAAAAATATCACCACAAAAAATTAAAGATATAAAAAAATATCATTTTGGAAGCGGGACATCTTCACTTTCAACAATTACTTCAACAACAAGAGGTCCTGTCAGATTTTTTTGAAGCAATAATTTCAAGTCATCAAGGTTATCCACTCTGACCCCATCAATTGCATATGATGCAGCAAGTTTTACGAAATCGGGATTTTGCAATTTGATTTGGTATGGATTCATATCATAAAATGATTCCTGCCATTGGCGAATTATTCCAAACTCAGAATTATTCAAAATGAAGACAATTACATTCAAATCATATTCCTTCAATGTTGCAAGTTCCTGAGGATTCATCTGAAAACCGCCATCACCGGTTATGAGGATAATTTTCTCATCACTGGCAACACATGCTCCAATAGCTGCTGGAAGACCATAGCCCATAGGTGCAAGTCCACCTGAAAACAATAGCTGACCTGGCTTTTTTGATTTCTTTAAAAGTGTAGTCCATGTTGTATGACTTCCTGCATCTGAAACTACAATATTGTCTTCAAATTTGTTTAAGATTTCAAAAATTGCTGCTTGTGGTTTTAAATCATCATGAATGCCTTCAACAGCTGTTTCATTGTCAATATCTAATATTTCATCTAGCCAATCTACTTTTTTAAAGTTAACATTCAATAAAAAGTCTTCAACTTTACCATGAATTGGATAATCACCTATTAAAACATCTTTATTGATGTTTACATGAATTAAGTTATCTGGAATTTCTGAAAATGTCCTTTCACTGGCTTTTATCCCCAATGCAATGATGCAATCAGCATTTTCAAAGGCATATTTTGACCGAGGGGTTGAACGTGCTCCAACCATGCCCAAATTAATGTCTTCATATTCTGAAATTATTCCCTTTCCATGAAATGTTGTGGTTACGGGAATATTATATTTCTGGGCTATTCCTTTGATGTTTTGGCCTTGTGAAATTGCACCTGCACCCAGAATGAATAATGGTTTTTGAGACTTATCAATCAGTTCCTGGGCTTTTGAGATGTTTGACAGGTCATCTTCACACAGATAGCATAGCTCAAAGTCTTCAAACTCATTGCTTAAAAGCACATCCTTTGACAGGTTGATGTGAATTGGGCCTTTCGGATTGTTTTTAAGGGCAAAAAGTGAAGCTCTTAACATATACAAGGCTTCAGTCCCATTTAATGGATTGTAAGACTCCTGTGTGATGTTTTTGAAAATTTCAACTTGAGGAGTTGTCTGGAAATAATCGCTTCCCTTGTATTTCAATTCATTGTCACCGGTTATAACAAGAATCGGAACATTATCCTTATATGCAGTAGCCACTGCCATAGTGAAGTTTAAGGCACCTGGAGATGCAGTTGCTATGCAAACACCAATTTTACCGGTTGAGCGATAATAGCCATCAGCGGCATGTGCAGCTGCCTGTTCATGCCTTGTGAGAATATGATTAATGTCTGAAGTTGAAAGTGCCTTGTAAAGCGACATAATCTGTTCGCCAGGAATTCCAAATACATCGCTAATTCCCTCTTCAGTCAAAATCTCAACAAGTTTATCACTTACGTTCATTCTTCCTTCTCCTGATAAGATCCATCATATTCTCCTGAACCTTCTACAGGGAATACAACCGCCTGGGCAATTCTATCTCCGGATTTGATTTTATATTCAAAATCTCCATGGTTGTAAATCATAAACATCAATGTTCCATAAAAACCTGGATCTCCCACAGCCGTTTGAACTGATATAAAAGACCTTAAGAGAGTTGATCTTGGAAGATAGAGCATTGTGTAACCCTTTGGTATTTTAACTTTGCGTTTAATACTTGCCAAATAGGCAGTATGTGGTTTTAAGGTGTAAATGTCACCTTCCATTTCTTTAAGTTCCGGCAAGTTTTTTTCATTGTCAATAAGTGAACCTGCGCTTTTTTGAGTGTATATCTTGTCCAGTTCCAAGTCTATTCCTGATGGTTGAACCAAATCCTTGAAATTTGGAAATAATTTTATAAGTTCTTTTTCGCCAAGCATCATATCAAAACCTTTTAATAATTTATTTATACTACCGCACTAATAAATTTTAATTGGTGATAAAAAATGCCTGTAATAACAATAGCTGGAAATGATGGAATTAGTGTTGAGAAAAAAAGAGAAATGGTTAAAAACGTTTCTAAAGTAGTGGCAGATGCTTATGATTTGCCAATAGAAGCAATAACTGTTTTAGTCCAAGCTTATGAAAAAGAAAGCATTGGAGTAGCAGGTGAATTGCTATCAGATAGAGAATAATTAACAAAACGGGAGTTTTGCAGAACAAAACTCCCCAAATTTACAGACTAATGTGTTAAATATATTAACACAGTCTTATATTAATACTGATTAATATATAAAAATTTTGATTCATACTTTTCTATACACATCATCATCCAATTTTTCAATAAGATTCAATTCTTGAAGTTCATCAAGATATCTTTGAATTTTTTTGTCAAAGTTTTTGCTTTCATATCTTTTAAGTTTCACTTTGAGCTGCTGGAATGTGAACTCATCACCTGCATTGTCATAGATGATTTTTTGCCAAGGGGTCAAATTGAAAATAATGTCTTCAAGAGGATTTTCAACATCACCTATATTCCAGAAATCATCCTGAGTCTTAAGTTGAAAATCATTTTCCAGCTCGTCAATGCAGTCGGTCAATATGTCCAGATGAGGATAGTTTGCAAGTCCGTTTTTGTGCTTGAAAATTTTATTCAAAAATTCGCTTTTTGCATTTTCCAAATTTTTTTCAGCTTCAGCCAATGTTTCATATGATGCCAAAATATATATCCTGTCATCAAATACCTCAACGATTTTATAGGTGTCAGTCTCATCACAAAATTCAATTTCACCGAATGCATTTACATCCCAGTCATGCTCCAACAAAAAGTTTCTGGAAAATGTTGCATCCTCAAGATTGTCAAAGACTCCAAAAATATATTCATCTCCGGCAATCTGTTTTTTGATGATGTAGTTGTCAAAGAGTCTTGATATGTTCAAACCGTATTTTGAGTTGTTGGGGTTTCTGATCTTTTTTCGGGTGAGTTTTGAAATTGCATCAAAAGTGGGTTTTTCACTAAACTGCCCTAGACAAAATAGCTTATCATCAATGACTTTGAAAACAAGATACCCATTATCAATTTCAAAAATTTCATCATGAATATTGTCAAGCTGCCAATCGCTACTGACTAGAAGATCTCTTGCAAACACTGCAACATCAAGAGAATCATATTTTCCATATGTCCTTGAATTTTTAACCACTGTGAAATTATTCTTATTTTTGCGGATGTATTTTTCGCTCATCACTTTAATTTTAACTTTGAAAATTAATATAAATTATGTTTTAAGTATGAAATTTAATTTCTAAAGAGAGGTCTATTTCAAGTGTAAAAGCTTTAAAATTAGAGTTTTTCGAAATAAATATTGATTCTTTTCTTAAATTATAAAATTGACTTATTTTATCATATTTACCCATGAAAAATGAAATTTTTGTGAAATAAAATTAATGGCTTGAAAACAACAGAAATATGGCAAAAATCAAGAGTTACTGGGAGGTAAAATTCTTACTGAAAGCCAACCTTAACTTGCAAAAAGAAAATTGTTAGGTTAAGTGGTTTGAGATATTTGAAATGAAGCTAATCTTTCA
This region includes:
- a CDS encoding DUF4064 domain-containing protein — encoded protein: MKRRKTVSRTLEFILGIVGSILGIFSGSFLIFLENYGQVHISFLGFVAILASILGIVSSFYLRRNEEAAGIGFLIATMFVIVGADHINVISALFLLSAGILTLFRK
- a CDS encoding archease — protein: MKKYEYFDVTADIGFKAYGNDLNEAFENAGFAIFNIISDTSNVDSNITKSFEITSEDEVSLLYDYLEELLFYHEVDFMLFCDFNVEIKWIDDAFNLKAKIKGESINWDKHERKTEIKAITFHMMDVKKTSHYELQAIVDL
- a CDS encoding ORC1-type DNA replication protein, which codes for MAIEDILMYDESLFQNINAFDPDYMPQNYNFRDTQMEAMAMSIRPAIRGGKPSNAIVLGSPATGKTTAIKKVFELVEKTSEKVVCVYINCQIHTTRFGIFSQIYKKIFGHIPPETGVPFSRIYDQIMKYLQTNDKALIVAFDDVNYLFQSKTANKVFYDVLRAYEEYNGVKTATFAILSDLEFKYAFDKNVNTVFIPQEITFPLYSYTEIEEILKNRAKAGFYPNVLGDEILEQIAMYTYEKGDLRIGINLLRTCGNIAEADASREITQKHYDEAVNSLVSINIKQAIDSLNDEERSVLKAIADYDGVYTAGELSEIFKEKTGSSYTSFYRVLDKLEFVRLIDTKFTGKGVKGKSREIILRFNPDDYVI
- a CDS encoding 6-hydroxymethylpterin diphosphokinase MptE-like protein; translation: MEFGLWERYYKEILDDFGFSREDDEYSAKVLDEILSEEGCLTLDDLGQIVNFSDKYIVFGAGPSLKKHIVELKENKDLKDYVLVAADGATTALIEERISPDIVVTDLDGNLDDILLANLRGANIVVHAHGDNLEQIIKFTSFFNNVLGTTQAQPVGNVYNFGGFTDGDRAIFLAVALGASEITLAGMDFGDIVTKYSRPKLLTDLADADEFKRKKLKYAEELTAWIVENENADIINLCE
- a CDS encoding YitT family protein, which translates into the protein MSTLGTTPISSISYSLTLITNINIGITTFVFNAALILIQFLILRSKFKKNRLLQLINCVLFGYFTDLALYLVSFVPFDNTILFSVLFLVISIFLIALGIFIYLPANIAPLPGEGCVEAIAIVTGWRFSTIKIAFDATMVIISLIMCGLFYTSIFGAVNVGTIISAFMVGFTLRQISNLYFKLTGKRINVVNQ
- a CDS encoding alanine--glyoxylate aminotransferase family protein, whose amino-acid sequence is MNDILLMLPGPTTVHPRVLNAMSQAVVNHRGAKYGEILTETTELMSKVFQTPNDSYLLTGSGTAAMEAGIANTVAPGEKMLNVVGGKFGERFMKIANTHGIETKELAVEWGTAVTPEAIAEALDADEDIKAVSVIHNETSTGVAAPIKEIGKVMKNYDALYIVDTVSSLAGDEVNVEKFGIDVCLTGSQKCIAAPPGMAAITLSDDAWAAVDKVETNTFYLDLKAARKSGSKVPPETPYTPSVSLTYAMNEALKMVLEEGLDERVARHHKAAKASVEAVKALGLELFADEAVSSATVTAVKMPEGVKDVDFRGTTRDKYGVELAGGQDHLKGNVFRIGHMGNVSYKELTQTFAAIGMTLKGLGAIDDAGAGVASITESYL
- a CDS encoding GerW family sporulation protein; translated protein: MTNNIKTTVEELRKLINVDNVIGTPIETEDKILIPVIKMGVGFGAGESLLGNEGTDVMGAGAGVEPISMVMIPKKGNTAEGVRVLDLSKGSEANKALSDLGLIITDLVKSYLGSQSDEAYDESEYIEPEFTTTDESEEE
- a CDS encoding DUF2953 domain-containing protein, with the translated sequence MIILIIILFIIILLLIGIKISFVYTKKESEIKGCLKILIFKKIKVYSHEFPSDDEEEEKEEEENDSKQRDIKKLFKLAKPCLKDFKVFLKSALNIIKVKKIENHLIFGLDSFADTGKYIGIIWSILAVVNTMHEKLRISAEPSFNGSQLDACGVNEVEIYPLRLIVPTIKLISKKDVRKFIRGVWDER
- a CDS encoding thiamine pyrophosphate-binding protein, translated to MNVSDKLVEILTEEGISDVFGIPGEQIMSLYKALSTSDINHILTRHEQAAAHAADGYYRSTGKIGVCIATASPGALNFTMAVATAYKDNVPILVITGDNELKYKGSDYFQTTPQVEIFKNITQESYNPLNGTEALYMLRASLFALKNNPKGPIHINLSKDVLLSNEFEDFELCYLCEDDLSNISKAQELIDKSQKPLFILGAGAISQGQNIKGIAQKYNIPVTTTFHGKGIISEYEDINLGMVGARSTPRSKYAFENADCIIALGIKASERTFSEIPDNLIHVNINKDVLIGDYPIHGKVEDFLLNVNFKKVDWLDEILDIDNETAVEGIHDDLKPQAAIFEILNKFEDNIVVSDAGSHTTWTTLLKKSKKPGQLLFSGGLAPMGYGLPAAIGACVASDEKIILITGDGGFQMNPQELATLKEYDLNVIVFILNNSEFGIIRQWQESFYDMNPYQIKLQNPDFVKLAASYAIDGVRVDNLDDLKLLLQKNLTGPLVVEVIVESEDVPLPK
- a CDS encoding deoxyuridine 5'-triphosphate nucleotidohydrolase — encoded protein: MLGEKELIKLFPNFKDLVQPSGIDLELDKIYTQKSAGSLIDNEKNLPELKEMEGDIYTLKPHTAYLASIKRKVKIPKGYTMLYLPRSTLLRSFISVQTAVGDPGFYGTLMFMIYNHGDFEYKIKSGDRIAQAVVFPVEGSGEYDGSYQEKEE
- the dmpI gene encoding 4-oxalocrotonate tautomerase DmpI, yielding MPVITIAGNDGISVEKKREMVKNVSKVVADAYDLPIEAITVLVQAYEKESIGVAGELLSDRE